A window from Candidatus Woesearchaeota archaeon encodes these proteins:
- a CDS encoding CTP--2,3-di-O-geranylgeranyl-sn-glycero-1-phosphate cytidyltransferase: MKWNFFRELGRKAVHLTILALIAGYFIILSMYGKTYALMALILVLLVFLILEYIRLDLDIKIPFLDFFIRPKEIDRVYGAVYFIAASIICLAVFDFRIALAALLMTTFGDMSAAIIGQKFGHTMIFKKKTIIGGLMELFVNLLIGFIVLVNYTQINIYTILTMAFVATSVETLVENVDDNLAVPLFTGFVGQLLLMM; this comes from the coding sequence ATGAAGTGGAATTTTTTCAGGGAGCTGGGAAGGAAGGCTGTACACCTTACAATACTCGCGTTAATAGCAGGATACTTCATTATTTTGTCTATGTACGGAAAAACTTATGCACTAATGGCGTTAATATTGGTGCTTCTTGTTTTTTTGATCCTTGAATATATAAGGCTGGACTTAGATATAAAGATACCTTTTTTGGATTTCTTCATAAGGCCAAAGGAGATTGACAGAGTTTATGGTGCAGTATATTTTATTGCTGCCAGCATAATCTGCCTTGCTGTCTTTGATTTCAGGATAGCGCTGGCTGCCTTACTAATGACTACTTTTGGCGATATGAGCGCAGCAATAATAGGCCAAAAATTCGGCCATACCATGATTTTCAAAAAGAAAACCATTATAGGAGGGCTGATGGAATTATTTGTAAACCTGCTGATAGGTTTTATAGTGCTGGTGAATTACACCCAGATTAATATCTATACCATACTTACTATGGCATTTGTTGCTACTTCGGTTGAGACTCTGGTAGAGAATGTGGACGACAACCTTGCTGTGCCCTTATTTACCGGCTTTGTGGGACAGCTGCTTTTGATGATGTAA
- the lgt gene encoding prolipoprotein diacylglyceryl transferase has product MFINNIDPVLFKIGMFEIRYYGLIFVLGFIISYFFLVYFIKKGKLELKVKKLDDLFLYLVLGIVIGARLFYVFFYSPEMLFAPASILRVWEGGLAFHGGLIGAIVAVIFFSRRNKIKVIQVFDALAVPASLSLAFGRIANFTNHELYGYVTNVPWCVVFRTADGCRHPYQLYAFLSHLIMFSIIIYVYNRQRKEGSSFWAFILVYGAFRFLTDFFKIEYKYFGLGIGQIASIIMVGLALYAIIKKKLIVFDTRSKDKA; this is encoded by the coding sequence ATGTTTATCAATAATATAGACCCTGTTCTTTTTAAAATCGGCATGTTCGAGATAAGGTATTATGGATTGATTTTTGTGCTGGGATTCATAATCAGTTATTTTTTTTTAGTATATTTCATAAAAAAAGGCAAGCTAGAGCTGAAGGTTAAAAAATTAGATGACTTATTCTTATACCTGGTTCTGGGAATAGTAATCGGGGCAAGGCTGTTCTATGTTTTTTTCTATTCGCCGGAAATGCTATTTGCTCCTGCCTCTATACTTAGAGTGTGGGAGGGGGGATTAGCTTTCCACGGCGGATTAATAGGGGCTATCGTTGCTGTTATCTTTTTCTCCAGAAGAAATAAGATAAAAGTTATTCAGGTTTTTGATGCACTGGCTGTTCCTGCTTCCTTGAGTCTGGCTTTCGGAAGAATAGCTAATTTTACGAACCATGAGCTTTATGGGTATGTAACTAATGTGCCCTGGTGTGTCGTGTTTAGGACTGCGGATGGCTGCAGGCACCCTTACCAGTTATATGCTTTCCTGTCTCACTTGATAATGTTTTCTATAATTATTTATGTTTATAATAGGCAGAGAAAGGAAGGCAGCAGCTTTTGGGCATTTATCCTTGTTTACGGCGCGTTCAGATTTTTAACTGATTTCTTCAAAATAGAGTATAAGTATTTTGGCTTAGGAATAGGACAGATTGCAAGCATTATCATGGTTGGCTTAGCATTATATGCAATTATAAAGAAAAAATTAATCGTTTTCGACACGCGGAGCAAGGATAAAGCTTAA
- the pcn gene encoding proliferating cell nuclear antigen (pcna) has protein sequence MKLTLAEPSYLKDSIAIISDLVNEARFNISKDAVELVAMDPANVAMVMFKLLSSAFTEYDVKEDTELAINLNNLKQILRRAKANDMLTLELLDNKLKIQLKSNTTRTFALPIIELEDKEQKVPELKFPVRISMPCTILNEAVEDAGIVAESLTFEAEPKKLNIMAEAELSQVKIEIKEDGPVKIESDSGSKIRSKYSIEYLKKIIGASKLSENVGINFSKDYPLRLDYKEVDKLMLSFILAPRVEND, from the coding sequence ATGAAATTAACATTAGCCGAACCCAGTTATTTAAAGGACAGCATAGCGATTATATCGGATTTAGTGAACGAGGCCCGCTTTAATATCAGCAAGGACGCAGTAGAGCTGGTAGCAATGGACCCCGCTAATGTTGCAATGGTCATGTTCAAGCTATTAAGTTCAGCTTTCACTGAGTATGACGTTAAGGAAGACACTGAGCTTGCTATCAACCTAAATAACCTTAAGCAGATTCTAAGAAGGGCAAAAGCGAACGACATGCTCACCTTGGAGCTTCTGGACAACAAATTAAAGATTCAGCTGAAAAGCAACACAACAAGGACATTTGCCCTTCCTATCATTGAGCTGGAGGATAAGGAGCAGAAAGTTCCGGAATTAAAATTTCCTGTCAGGATTTCTATGCCGTGCACCATTTTAAACGAAGCAGTGGAAGATGCAGGCATAGTCGCAGAATCTCTTACTTTTGAGGCCGAACCCAAAAAGCTCAACATAATGGCCGAAGCTGAATTATCCCAGGTAAAAATAGAGATAAAAGAAGACGGCCCCGTCAAAATTGAATCCGATTCAGGCTCAAAGATAAGGTCAAAATACAGCATAGAATACCTCAAAAAAATAATAGGGGCTTCCAAGCTCTCTGAAAATGTCGGGATTAATTTCAGCAAGGATTACCCCTTAAGGCTGGATTACAAGGAAGTGGATAAGCTGATGTTAAGCTTTATCCTTGCTCCGCGTGTCGAAAACGATTAA
- a CDS encoding RNase J family beta-CASP ribonuclease, protein MIIHTVGGYNEVGKNMTAVEIENEAVIIDMGIHLEPYIKYTEDEDIGNISAEELRKVGAVPDDSVIKPIRNKVKAIIPTHAHLDHVGAIIYLSNKYSCPIICTPFTAEVIKSIVKDEKIRLKNEIKVLNVNSSYKLSRDLKIEFINITHSTPQVVIAALHTREGTLIYANDFKFDNHPIIGKKPNYERLRKIGKAGVKCLIVDSTRAGHPVKTPSETVAREMLRDVLLGVDSKGKAVIVTTFSSHLARLKSIVEFGVKMNRKIVFLGRSLAKYTEAGENIGLVKFSGRVEIVKYGNKIKRKLSQVMKQGPEKYLLVVTGHQGEPKSTLSRMVKKGINFKFRPEDHVIFSCRIIPSQINVINRKKLEDELMHRGARIFRDIHVSGHAAKEDLRDMLTMLSPQHIVPAHGNLDMKMSLANLAIEKGYEMEKSIHILKDGETLKLSNKM, encoded by the coding sequence ATGATAATCCACACAGTCGGCGGCTATAACGAAGTCGGAAAGAACATGACTGCAGTTGAGATAGAAAATGAAGCAGTCATCATCGATATGGGCATTCATTTGGAGCCTTATATCAAATATACTGAAGACGAGGACATTGGGAATATTTCTGCAGAAGAGCTTAGGAAAGTGGGCGCTGTCCCGGACGATTCAGTAATCAAGCCTATAAGGAATAAGGTTAAGGCAATAATACCGACGCATGCGCATCTCGATCATGTAGGCGCGATAATCTATCTTTCAAATAAATACAGCTGCCCCATAATCTGCACCCCATTCACAGCTGAAGTTATAAAATCAATAGTTAAAGATGAGAAAATAAGGCTGAAAAATGAAATAAAAGTATTAAACGTTAATTCCTCATATAAGTTAAGCAGGGATTTGAAGATTGAATTCATAAATATAACCCATTCCACCCCCCAGGTGGTAATTGCAGCATTGCACACCAGGGAAGGCACACTGATTTATGCGAACGATTTCAAATTCGACAACCATCCTATAATAGGCAAAAAGCCGAATTATGAGAGATTAAGAAAAATAGGCAAAGCCGGAGTAAAATGCCTTATAGTTGATTCTACGAGGGCAGGCCACCCTGTCAAAACCCCTTCTGAAACAGTCGCCAGGGAAATGTTAAGGGATGTCTTGCTTGGTGTTGATTCAAAAGGCAAGGCTGTCATAGTAACAACATTTTCATCGCATTTGGCAAGGCTTAAGTCGATAGTGGAATTCGGCGTTAAGATGAACAGGAAAATTGTTTTTCTGGGAAGGAGCCTAGCGAAATATACCGAGGCAGGAGAGAACATAGGCCTGGTTAAGTTTTCAGGCAGGGTGGAAATAGTGAAATACGGAAATAAGATAAAGCGAAAGCTAAGCCAAGTAATGAAACAAGGCCCTGAAAAATACCTCCTGGTAGTTACAGGCCACCAGGGCGAGCCAAAATCAACATTAAGCAGGATGGTAAAAAAAGGCATCAATTTCAAATTCAGGCCGGAAGATCATGTAATATTTTCATGCAGGATAATCCCTTCTCAGATAAATGTCATAAACAGGAAAAAGCTGGAAGACGAGCTCATGCACAGGGGAGCAAGGATATTCCGCGATATTCATGTTTCAGGCCATGCCGCAAAAGAGGATTTAAGGGACATGTTAACTATGCTTTCTCCTCAGCATATAGTTCCCGCTCACGGAAACTTGGACATGAAAATGTCATTAGCTAATCTGGCCATAGAAAAGGGATATGAAATGGAAAAGAGCATCCACATTCTTAAAGATGGGGAAACATTAAAGCTCAGCAATAAAATGTAA
- the scpB gene encoding SMC-Scp complex subunit ScpB: MDELKKKIEAILFSVGKYISLEDIAQLCRKDEKEVKDALLELCTDYEHKKGSLVVISDGNMWKLTTREEYGNVVRNIVSETELTKSQLETLAVIAFKYPIKQSDLIKIRTNKAYEHLSQLEEAGYITRQRYGRSKLIKLTDKFFEYFDLPKEKLKDRFKGFEDLAKTIESKEEEAELKKAEQRKISEQAKKQEEKEKKLQDGDIDIDLEDEKDSETAEEERDGETYDEKEQEGGEVKEKPGEAEIAEGFGGKESYEEKKGMTIAPEREK, encoded by the coding sequence ATGGATGAGCTCAAGAAAAAAATTGAGGCTATCTTGTTTTCTGTAGGAAAATATATTTCCCTAGAAGATATTGCACAGCTGTGCAGAAAAGATGAGAAGGAAGTAAAAGATGCCCTGCTGGAGCTTTGTACAGATTATGAACACAAGAAAGGCTCTTTAGTCGTAATAAGCGACGGCAATATGTGGAAACTGACAACAAGGGAAGAATATGGGAATGTAGTGAGGAATATAGTTTCAGAAACCGAGCTTACTAAAAGCCAGTTAGAGACCCTTGCAGTCATAGCATTTAAATATCCTATAAAGCAGTCTGACTTAATCAAGATAAGGACCAACAAAGCTTATGAGCATTTGTCTCAGCTTGAAGAAGCAGGATACATAACGAGGCAGAGGTATGGGAGATCGAAGCTGATAAAACTGACGGATAAATTCTTTGAATATTTTGACCTGCCTAAGGAAAAGCTTAAAGACAGGTTCAAGGGATTTGAGGATTTGGCAAAAACTATAGAATCGAAAGAAGAGGAAGCTGAGCTAAAAAAAGCAGAACAGAGAAAAATTTCTGAGCAAGCCAAAAAACAGGAAGAAAAAGAAAAGAAACTCCAGGACGGGGATATTGATATTGATTTAGAAGACGAAAAAGATTCTGAAACAGCAGAGGAAGAAAGGGACGGAGAAACATACGATGAAAAAGAACAGGAAGGCGGAGAAGTTAAGGAAAAGCCCGGAGAGGCTGAAATTGCTGAGGGCTTTGGGGGAAAAGAGAGTTATGAAGAGAAAAAAGGCATGACTATTGCTCCTGAGAGGGAAAAATGA
- the gyrA gene encoding DNA gyrase subunit A, with protein MAEERENKEKVEQESVIVREIETEMKESYLNYSMSVIIGRALPDVRDGLKPVHRRILFAMHQMGMFHNKPFKKCARIVGEVLGKYHPHGDTAVYDSLVRLAQPFSMRYPLIQGQGNFGSLDGDSAAAMRYTEARLNRLSEEMLQDIDKDTVDFTDNFDGSLKEPAVLPAKLPNLLINGSSGIAVGMATNIPPHNLGEVIDAAVGMIDNPDIAVQQIMHYLKGPDFPTGGIICGKNGIINAYSTGKGKIIVKSRHEIEEKNGKKSIIIREIPYMVNKAELILQIAELVKEKKISGIADLRDESDREGMRIVIQLKKESNPELIINQLHKHTRMQTTFGILMLALADDKPKVMSIKEFLENFILHRKNVVVKRTKFELKKAQDRAHILEGIIKALNNVDLAIKLIRNANTVDDARKQLIGNFSISVKQADAILELKLQKLASLEQEKIREEHKGLMRLIQQLKDVLASDRKIYDIIKDELTELRAKYNDERKTRISNEEITELNMEDLVEEEDNVITITSKGYIKRQEISSYRQQRRGGRGIIAANMREEDFIKDIFIANTHSYILFFTDKGQVYWLKVYYIPEGSRQSQGKAIVNLLNLARDERITAYIAINKFTKGDYLLMATEKGIIKKTSLESYSRPRKGGIIAINLQNRDRLVDVLLTDGNQKILLATKRGMAVKFHEKDVRAVGRNSTGVRGAKLRNEDAVIGMVNAEEKKKLLTLTERGYGKRTRIADYRLINRGGKGVINIIKNKRNGNVVTVLLIDDDEEFMAITRKGIAMRTKGGEISVIGRNTQGVRVMRLGEGDTLVGATKIKSEEEEPEEV; from the coding sequence ATGGCGGAAGAAAGAGAAAATAAAGAGAAGGTAGAACAGGAAAGCGTAATTGTCAGAGAAATAGAGACAGAGATGAAAGAGTCTTACCTTAATTATTCAATGTCTGTAATAATAGGGAGGGCGCTTCCTGATGTAAGAGACGGATTAAAGCCGGTGCACAGGAGAATTCTCTTTGCCATGCACCAGATGGGCATGTTTCATAATAAGCCTTTCAAGAAATGCGCAAGAATAGTCGGAGAGGTTTTAGGCAAGTATCATCCGCACGGAGACACTGCAGTTTATGACAGCCTGGTAAGGCTGGCCCAGCCTTTCTCCATGAGATATCCGTTGATACAGGGCCAGGGAAATTTCGGCTCTCTAGACGGTGATTCTGCAGCAGCTATGCGTTATACTGAAGCCAGGCTGAACAGGCTTTCTGAGGAAATGCTCCAGGATATAGATAAAGATACTGTTGATTTCACGGACAATTTTGACGGCAGCCTAAAAGAGCCTGCTGTACTGCCTGCTAAACTGCCGAACTTACTGATCAACGGCTCTTCAGGCATTGCTGTAGGCATGGCTACGAATATACCGCCGCATAACCTGGGAGAGGTCATAGACGCTGCTGTCGGGATGATAGACAACCCAGATATTGCTGTACAACAGATTATGCATTATCTGAAGGGGCCTGATTTTCCTACAGGGGGCATAATATGCGGGAAAAACGGGATAATAAATGCTTATTCTACGGGAAAAGGAAAGATTATAGTAAAATCAAGGCACGAGATTGAGGAGAAAAACGGGAAAAAGAGCATCATTATCAGGGAAATACCATATATGGTAAACAAGGCTGAGCTGATATTGCAGATTGCTGAGCTGGTGAAAGAAAAGAAAATTAGCGGCATAGCAGACTTAAGAGATGAATCTGATAGAGAAGGAATGAGGATAGTAATCCAGCTCAAGAAAGAGTCTAATCCTGAGCTTATAATAAACCAGCTGCACAAGCATACTAGAATGCAGACGACTTTTGGCATACTAATGCTTGCATTGGCAGATGATAAGCCCAAAGTAATGAGCATCAAAGAATTCCTTGAAAATTTCATACTGCATAGAAAGAATGTTGTAGTTAAGAGGACCAAGTTTGAGCTTAAGAAAGCACAGGACAGGGCGCATATCTTGGAAGGAATAATTAAAGCTCTTAATAATGTTGACTTAGCTATAAAGCTTATAAGAAATGCTAATACAGTGGATGATGCCAGAAAACAACTTATTGGCAATTTCAGCATAAGCGTAAAGCAGGCAGATGCTATCCTTGAGCTGAAACTGCAAAAACTGGCCAGCCTTGAGCAAGAAAAAATAAGAGAGGAGCATAAAGGGCTTATGAGACTAATCCAGCAATTAAAAGATGTGCTGGCCAGCGACAGGAAGATATATGATATTATTAAGGATGAATTGACAGAATTAAGGGCAAAATATAATGATGAGAGAAAAACCAGGATAAGCAATGAGGAAATTACTGAATTGAATATGGAAGACCTTGTTGAAGAAGAAGATAATGTAATTACCATAACTTCCAAAGGCTATATAAAAAGGCAGGAAATATCTTCGTACAGGCAGCAAAGAAGGGGGGGGAGGGGCATAATAGCTGCAAATATGAGGGAAGAAGATTTTATTAAAGACATATTCATCGCAAATACTCATTCTTATATTCTGTTTTTTACTGACAAGGGCCAGGTCTACTGGCTTAAAGTTTATTACATACCTGAAGGAAGCAGGCAAAGCCAGGGAAAGGCTATTGTTAATTTGCTGAATCTTGCGAGAGATGAAAGAATAACTGCTTATATAGCTATAAATAAGTTTACCAAGGGAGATTACCTGCTTATGGCTACAGAAAAAGGAATTATAAAAAAGACAAGCTTGGAAAGCTATTCCAGACCAAGGAAAGGCGGCATAATAGCTATAAACCTGCAGAACAGAGACAGGCTGGTTGATGTGCTGCTCACAGACGGAAACCAGAAGATACTTCTGGCGACGAAAAGAGGCATGGCAGTAAAATTCCATGAAAAGGATGTGAGGGCTGTAGGAAGAAACTCTACAGGAGTCAGGGGAGCAAAACTCAGAAATGAAGATGCTGTTATCGGCATGGTTAATGCAGAAGAAAAAAAGAAACTTCTTACCCTGACCGAAAGGGGCTATGGAAAAAGAACAAGAATAGCTGATTACAGGCTTATAAACAGGGGAGGAAAAGGTGTTATAAACATAATAAAAAATAAGCGCAACGGAAATGTTGTCACTGTGCTGCTCATTGATGATGATGAAGAATTCATGGCTATAACAAGAAAAGGGATTGCCATGAGAACCAAGGGAGGAGAGATCTCGGTCATAGGAAGAAATACACAGGGAGTGAGAGTGATGAGGCTTGGCGAAGGAGATACATTAGTCGGAGCCACTAAAATAAAGAGTGAGGAAGAAGAGCCCGAAGAAGTATAG
- a CDS encoding PIN domain-containing protein, producing MLVRERAKSCRQIAHLILTRCFLIPIEPETALNAARINSKKKIGLGDSLILACAKAHNLKLVTGDPHFKKEKQVTYLGS from the coding sequence ATACTTGTTAGAGAAAGAGCAAAGAGCTGCAGACAAATTGCACATTTGATATTGACGCGTTGCTTCCTAATACCTATAGAGCCTGAAACAGCGCTTAATGCTGCCAGAATAAACAGCAAAAAGAAAATCGGATTGGGAGATTCATTAATTCTTGCATGTGCTAAAGCGCATAATCTAAAATTAGTTACTGGCGATCCTCATTTTAAAAAAGAGAAGCAAGTTACTTATTTAGGCTCTTAG
- a CDS encoding GNAT family N-acetyltransferase — protein sequence MKIRKATSKDTEKILKLWQELMDYHSNLDKTYFHMAKNAREVMKKHLRLNLGKRGSLIMAAEDKGIIVAFCFARMEKLPPVYENRNYCFIDTAYTKKEYRNKSIMKEMIQRIEKYYGGKGIKNIVLDAFHLNEKGVASWKKIGFDNLTDVLIKKIL from the coding sequence ATGAAAATAAGAAAGGCAACATCCAAGGATACGGAAAAGATCCTCAAGCTTTGGCAGGAACTTATGGATTATCACAGTAATCTAGATAAGACCTATTTTCATATGGCAAAAAATGCAAGAGAAGTGATGAAAAAACACCTTAGGCTTAATCTCGGGAAGAGGGGGTCGTTAATCATGGCTGCTGAAGACAAAGGAATTATTGTTGCGTTTTGCTTTGCGAGGATGGAAAAGCTGCCTCCTGTATATGAAAACAGGAATTATTGCTTTATTGATACAGCCTACACAAAAAAAGAATACAGGAATAAGAGTATAATGAAGGAGATGATCCAGAGAATAGAAAAATACTATGGTGGGAAAGGTATTAAAAATATAGTTTTGGATGCTTTCCACTTAAATGAGAAAGGCGTAGCCAGCTGGAAAAAGATTGGCTTTGACAACCTAACAGATGTACTGATTAAGAAAATCTTATAA
- a CDS encoding tryptophan--tRNA ligase has protein sequence MPKFKVTPWEVEGEVDYNKLIQQFGTQPLSDSLINSIEKKAGCSHHMLRRKIFFSHRELDILLKEYEQGKRFALYTGRGPSGHTHIGHLIPWLFTKYLQDTFDVPLYFQITDDEKFLCKQNLSLKQANEFAYENALDLIALRFDPKKTHIIIDTEYAKTLYNTALQIAKKVTASTAKSVFGFTNETNIGMYFWPALQAAPCFIPSLLEGKKIRTLIPAAIDQDPYWRIVRDVAPKLGYPKTAAIHCVFLPALTGPAGKMSTSVGQHSTIFTTDDEKTVRKKVMKYAFSGGKDTLEEHRKYGGKPGVDVSYQWLTFLEEDDKKLKKIHDDYKSGKLLSGELKQILADKLNFFLKKHRQNKEKARKNIDKFILKD, from the coding sequence ATGCCAAAATTCAAAGTAACGCCTTGGGAAGTTGAAGGTGAGGTGGATTATAATAAGCTGATACAACAGTTCGGAACTCAGCCACTGAGCGACAGCCTTATAAACAGCATAGAGAAGAAAGCGGGCTGCTCCCACCATATGCTGAGGAGAAAAATCTTCTTTTCGCACCGAGAGCTCGATATTCTGCTAAAGGAATACGAACAAGGAAAGAGATTTGCCCTTTATACTGGAAGAGGGCCTTCGGGCCATACGCATATAGGCCACCTTATACCATGGCTTTTTACAAAATACCTGCAGGATACGTTTGATGTTCCTTTATATTTCCAAATAACAGACGATGAGAAATTCCTGTGCAAGCAGAATCTGTCCCTGAAACAGGCAAATGAATTTGCATATGAGAATGCCCTGGATTTAATTGCCCTGAGGTTTGACCCTAAAAAGACACATATAATAATAGACACCGAATATGCAAAAACCCTCTACAATACGGCGTTGCAGATAGCCAAGAAAGTTACAGCATCCACAGCAAAATCTGTATTTGGATTCACAAATGAAACAAATATTGGCATGTATTTCTGGCCTGCCTTGCAGGCGGCACCATGCTTCATCCCGTCTCTACTGGAAGGCAAGAAGATACGTACATTGATTCCTGCTGCTATAGACCAGGACCCCTACTGGAGGATTGTAAGGGATGTCGCTCCCAAGCTCGGCTATCCCAAAACTGCAGCAATCCACTGCGTTTTTCTGCCTGCATTAACCGGGCCGGCTGGGAAGATGTCCACATCCGTCGGACAGCATTCGACTATATTCACGACAGACGACGAGAAAACAGTCAGGAAAAAAGTCATGAAATATGCATTTTCAGGCGGAAAGGACACGCTCGAAGAGCACAGAAAATACGGTGGCAAGCCAGGTGTTGACGTTTCGTACCAGTGGCTGACATTTCTCGAAGAAGACGACAAGAAACTAAAGAAAATTCATGATGATTATAAGTCAGGAAAATTGCTTTCCGGAGAATTAAAGCAAATCCTTGCTGATAAGCTTAATTTTTTTCTTAAAAAACACCGCCAAAACAAGGAAAAAGCAAGAAAAAATATCGATAAATTTATATTGAAGGATTAA
- a CDS encoding DUF87 domain-containing protein: MYDIVVGRNDEDRKKFNTESTILIGKHYVKMGQTTSLSNSILMDVLRSHVVFICGKRGSGKSYTMGVIAEGMSDLPSEVKNNISVVLFDTMGIYWTMKYPNKKDEKLLKEWDIEGKGLNVHIYTPTGYYQKYKDENIPTDFPFSIKPSELAASDWCMSFEIDIHSEIGVIIERAINELKENIPDYDIADIIGKIKREKNIRDETKEAVINRFTSAQKWGLFDKKGTPIHELVKGGQITVLDVSCYATIPGASNIRALVIGLVSNKLFLERMTARKKEEHEAIKRDTSLLDRNLGERKKDPLVWLIVDEAHEFLPNDGKTVATKPLVTILREGRQPGISLILASQQPGKIHTDVMTQSDIVISHRLTANYDIKALGMLMQSYMREGLDKQLNYLPRVRGAAIIFDDNNEKMYPMRVRPRITWHGGESPIALDEVKKVFDF; this comes from the coding sequence ATGTATGACATCGTTGTCGGAAGAAATGACGAAGACAGGAAGAAATTCAACACAGAAAGCACTATTTTGATTGGTAAGCATTATGTAAAAATGGGCCAGACCACTTCTCTGTCAAACAGCATCCTTATGGATGTATTAAGAAGCCACGTAGTATTCATATGCGGCAAGCGCGGCTCAGGAAAAAGCTACACAATGGGCGTTATCGCGGAAGGAATGAGTGATTTGCCCTCAGAAGTGAAGAATAACATATCTGTTGTGCTTTTTGACACTATGGGAATATATTGGACTATGAAATATCCGAATAAAAAAGATGAAAAGCTGTTGAAAGAGTGGGATATAGAGGGTAAGGGTCTGAATGTCCACATATATACCCCGACAGGTTATTATCAGAAGTATAAAGATGAAAACATACCCACTGATTTTCCATTTTCAATAAAGCCAAGCGAATTGGCAGCCAGCGACTGGTGCATGAGTTTTGAGATTGATATACACTCTGAAATCGGCGTTATCATAGAAAGGGCAATCAATGAATTAAAGGAAAACATCCCTGATTATGATATAGCCGATATTATAGGAAAAATAAAGAGAGAGAAGAATATCAGGGATGAAACCAAGGAAGCAGTCATAAACAGGTTCACATCAGCCCAGAAATGGGGCCTGTTTGATAAAAAAGGCACGCCTATTCATGAGCTCGTCAAGGGAGGCCAGATAACTGTACTTGATGTTAGCTGTTATGCTACTATCCCCGGCGCATCTAATATCAGGGCATTAGTCATAGGCCTGGTTAGCAATAAGCTCTTCCTTGAAAGGATGACCGCAAGAAAGAAAGAAGAGCACGAAGCGATAAAAAGAGACACTTCTTTATTAGATAGGAATTTGGGGGAAAGGAAAAAAGATCCATTAGTTTGGCTGATTGTGGATGAGGCCCATGAATTCCTGCCTAACGATGGCAAAACAGTAGCCACCAAGCCCCTTGTTACTATTTTGAGGGAAGGCAGGCAGCCGGGCATATCCTTAATACTGGCAAGCCAGCAGCCGGGAAAAATCCATACAGATGTCATGACACAGTCTGATATCGTTATATCTCATAGGCTGACCGCTAATTATGATATAAAGGCATTGGGAATGCTGATGCAGTCCTATATGAGGGAAGGCCTCGATAAGCAGCTCAACTACCTGCCCCGTGTCAGGGGAGCAGCTATAATATTTGATGATAATAATGAAAAGATGTACCCTATGCGCGTAAGGCCAAGGATAACCTGGCATGGCGGAGAAAGCCCTATTGCCCTGGATGAAGTGAAAAAAGTATTTGATTTCTAG